In one Cygnus atratus isolate AKBS03 ecotype Queensland, Australia chromosome 14, CAtr_DNAZoo_HiC_assembly, whole genome shotgun sequence genomic region, the following are encoded:
- the RUFY1 gene encoding RUN and FYVE domain-containing protein 1 isoform X1: MADGEKCTAAAAGRQEDFEIIDKNQIPSATELKNEEKEKAAEEARWSAPILSLAKKASENLALSYGNALKSAALVGFISKPVSNDNTAKTSVRYHAMEERTNLMNMMKLSIKTLIQSALSLGRTLDSDFPPLQQFFVVLEHCLKHGLKVKKTFIGQNKSFFGPLELVEKLCPEASDIATSVKNLPELKTAVGRGRAWLYLALMQKKLADYLKVLLDHKHLLSEFYEPDALMMEEEGAVIVGLLVGLNVIDANLCLKGEDLDSQVGVIDFSLYLKETQDSDSKQDGGITAVLDQKHYVEELNRHLSCTVADLQNKIDCLEKTNSKLQEELAAATDRIGSLQEEQQQLKQQNELIRERSEKSVEVTKEDTKVELDTYRQSRQGLDEMYSDVWKQLKEEKKIRLELEKELELQIGMKTEMEIAMKLLEKDTHEKQDTLVALRQQLEEVKAINLQMFHKSQNAECSLQQKTEAISSFEEKTNEMMSSMKQMEERLQHAEKARQAAEERCNKMKQELAGRLDTCRQQMSQLDSKCSTLEKELKSEKEQRQTLQRELHQEKDATSLLKTELEQMEGLKKELRKLQDEKQQLEKVCEEQEQALQEMGLHLSQSKLKMEDIKEVNKALKGHTWLKDDEATHCKQCEKEFSISRRKHHCRNCGDIFCNTCSSNELALPSYPKPVRVCDTCHTLLLQRCSSNSS; encoded by the exons ATGGCTGACGGGGAGAaatgcactgctgctgctgcaggaaggcaagAAGACTTTGAGATCATTGACAAAAACCAGATTCCTAGTGCAACCGAGCTGAAGAAcgaggaaaaagagaaagcgGCAGAAGAAGCGAGGTGGTCCGCTCCGATCTTGTCGCTGGCTAAGAAAGCCTCGGAGAACTTAGCGCTGAGCTATGGCAACGCTCTGAAGTCTGCAGCTTTGGTAGGATTCATATCCAAACCAGTCAGCAATGacaacacagcaaaaacaa GTGTGCGATACCACGCCATGGAGGAGCGCACCAACCTGATGAACATGATGAAGCTCAGTATCAAAACCCTCATCCAGTCGGCCCTCAGCCTGGGCCGCACGCTGGACTCGGACTTCCCTCCCTTGCAGCAGTTCTTCGTGGTGCTGGAGCACTGCCTCAAGCACGGCCTGAAAG TGAAGAAGACCTTTATTGGACAGAACAAGTCGTTCTTTGGTCCTTTGGAGCTTGTGGAAAAACTTTGTCCTGAAGCATCAGATATAGCGACTAGTGTTAAAAATCTGCCAGAGTTGAA gaCTGCTGTGGGAAGAGGACGGGCTTGGCTTTACCTGGCACTCATGCAAAAGAAGTTGGCAGATTATCTCAAAGTGCTCTTGGACCACAAGCATCTATTAAG TGAATTTTACGAGCCTGATGCGTTGATGAtggaggaagaaggagcagTCATTGTGGGTCTGTTAGTTGGACTGAATGTTATTGATGCAAACCTTTGCTTGAAAGGAGAAGACTTGGATTCCCAG GTTGGAGTGATTGATTTTTCCTTGTACCTGAAGGAAACGCAGGACAGTGATAGCAAACA AGATGGAGGGATTACTGCTGTCCTTGACCAGAAGCATTATGTAGAAGAACTTAACCGGCATCTAAG TTGCACAGTTGCCGATCTTCAGAACAAAATAGACTGTTTAGAGAAGACTAATTCAAAGCTGCAGGAAGAG CTGGCAGCAGCAACTGACCGAATTGGATCTCttcaggaagagcagcagcagttaaaacaacaaaacgAATTAATTCGTGAACGGAGTGAAAAAAGTGTAGAG GTAACAAAAGAGGATACAAAAGTAGAATTGGATACTTACAGGCAGTCACGGCAGGGTCTTGATGAAATGTACAGTGATGTCTGGAAGCagttgaaagaagaaaaaaagatcaggcTG GAACTAGAGAAAGAGTTGGAGCTACAGAttggaatgaaaacagaaatggaaattgcCATGAAACTTCTGGAAAAAGATACTCATGAAAAACAAGACACCCTGGTTGCGCTTCGTCAGCAGTTAGAAGAAGTGAAAGCTATTAACTTGCAGATGTTTCACAAATCTCAG AATGCAGAGTGTTCattacaacagaaaacagaagcaatatcttcctttgaagaaaaaacaaatgagatgATGTCTTCTatgaaacaaatggaagaaag ATTGCAGCATGCAGAAAAGGCAAGgcaagctgcagaagaaagatgcAACAAGATGAAGCAAGAGCTTGCTGGCAGGCTTGACACTTGTCGGCAACAGATGTCCCAGCTGGACAGCAAATG ctcaaCGCTGGAGAAGGAGTTAAAATCTGAAAAGGAACAGAGACAAACTTTGCAAAGAGAACTACACCAAGAGAAGGATGCTACCTCTCTGCTTAAAACAGAATTGGAACAAATGGAGGGACTGAAAAAG GAACTGAGAAAACTGCAAGATGAGAAGCAGCAGTTAGAGAAAGTCTGTGAAGAACAGGAGCAAGCTCTTCAAGAAATGGGACTTCATCTCAGCCA atctAAGCTGAAGATGGAAGATATTAAAGAAGTAAATAAAGCACTAAAG GGTCATACCTGGCTGAAGGATGATGAAGCAACACACTGCAAGCAATGCGAAAAGGAGTTCTCTATCTCAAGAAGAAAG CATCACTGCAGAAACTGCGGGGACATCTTCTGCAACACTTGTTCCAGCAATGAACTTGCACTGCCATCATATCCTAAACCTGTCCGTGTCTGTGATACTTGTCACACCTTACTACTTCAGCGGTGCTCATCTAATTCCTCCTAA
- the RUFY1 gene encoding RUN and FYVE domain-containing protein 1 isoform X2: MAAASRAPREARGGRRGCRGNAGAMGPGVGGSPCPAGVRYHAMEERTNLMNMMKLSIKTLIQSALSLGRTLDSDFPPLQQFFVVLEHCLKHGLKVKKTFIGQNKSFFGPLELVEKLCPEASDIATSVKNLPELKTAVGRGRAWLYLALMQKKLADYLKVLLDHKHLLSEFYEPDALMMEEEGAVIVGLLVGLNVIDANLCLKGEDLDSQVGVIDFSLYLKETQDSDSKQDGGITAVLDQKHYVEELNRHLSCTVADLQNKIDCLEKTNSKLQEELAAATDRIGSLQEEQQQLKQQNELIRERSEKSVEVTKEDTKVELDTYRQSRQGLDEMYSDVWKQLKEEKKIRLELEKELELQIGMKTEMEIAMKLLEKDTHEKQDTLVALRQQLEEVKAINLQMFHKSQNAECSLQQKTEAISSFEEKTNEMMSSMKQMEERLQHAEKARQAAEERCNKMKQELAGRLDTCRQQMSQLDSKCSTLEKELKSEKEQRQTLQRELHQEKDATSLLKTELEQMEGLKKELRKLQDEKQQLEKVCEEQEQALQEMGLHLSQSKLKMEDIKEVNKALKGHTWLKDDEATHCKQCEKEFSISRRKHHCRNCGDIFCNTCSSNELALPSYPKPVRVCDTCHTLLLQRCSSNSS; encoded by the exons ATGGCGGCGGCCTCGCGAGCACCGCGAGAGGCGCGGGGCGGGAGGCGGGGTTGCCGTGGTAACGCAGGAGCCATGGGGCCTGGCGTcgggggcagcccctgccccgcag GTGTGCGATACCACGCCATGGAGGAGCGCACCAACCTGATGAACATGATGAAGCTCAGTATCAAAACCCTCATCCAGTCGGCCCTCAGCCTGGGCCGCACGCTGGACTCGGACTTCCCTCCCTTGCAGCAGTTCTTCGTGGTGCTGGAGCACTGCCTCAAGCACGGCCTGAAAG TGAAGAAGACCTTTATTGGACAGAACAAGTCGTTCTTTGGTCCTTTGGAGCTTGTGGAAAAACTTTGTCCTGAAGCATCAGATATAGCGACTAGTGTTAAAAATCTGCCAGAGTTGAA gaCTGCTGTGGGAAGAGGACGGGCTTGGCTTTACCTGGCACTCATGCAAAAGAAGTTGGCAGATTATCTCAAAGTGCTCTTGGACCACAAGCATCTATTAAG TGAATTTTACGAGCCTGATGCGTTGATGAtggaggaagaaggagcagTCATTGTGGGTCTGTTAGTTGGACTGAATGTTATTGATGCAAACCTTTGCTTGAAAGGAGAAGACTTGGATTCCCAG GTTGGAGTGATTGATTTTTCCTTGTACCTGAAGGAAACGCAGGACAGTGATAGCAAACA AGATGGAGGGATTACTGCTGTCCTTGACCAGAAGCATTATGTAGAAGAACTTAACCGGCATCTAAG TTGCACAGTTGCCGATCTTCAGAACAAAATAGACTGTTTAGAGAAGACTAATTCAAAGCTGCAGGAAGAG CTGGCAGCAGCAACTGACCGAATTGGATCTCttcaggaagagcagcagcagttaaaacaacaaaacgAATTAATTCGTGAACGGAGTGAAAAAAGTGTAGAG GTAACAAAAGAGGATACAAAAGTAGAATTGGATACTTACAGGCAGTCACGGCAGGGTCTTGATGAAATGTACAGTGATGTCTGGAAGCagttgaaagaagaaaaaaagatcaggcTG GAACTAGAGAAAGAGTTGGAGCTACAGAttggaatgaaaacagaaatggaaattgcCATGAAACTTCTGGAAAAAGATACTCATGAAAAACAAGACACCCTGGTTGCGCTTCGTCAGCAGTTAGAAGAAGTGAAAGCTATTAACTTGCAGATGTTTCACAAATCTCAG AATGCAGAGTGTTCattacaacagaaaacagaagcaatatcttcctttgaagaaaaaacaaatgagatgATGTCTTCTatgaaacaaatggaagaaag ATTGCAGCATGCAGAAAAGGCAAGgcaagctgcagaagaaagatgcAACAAGATGAAGCAAGAGCTTGCTGGCAGGCTTGACACTTGTCGGCAACAGATGTCCCAGCTGGACAGCAAATG ctcaaCGCTGGAGAAGGAGTTAAAATCTGAAAAGGAACAGAGACAAACTTTGCAAAGAGAACTACACCAAGAGAAGGATGCTACCTCTCTGCTTAAAACAGAATTGGAACAAATGGAGGGACTGAAAAAG GAACTGAGAAAACTGCAAGATGAGAAGCAGCAGTTAGAGAAAGTCTGTGAAGAACAGGAGCAAGCTCTTCAAGAAATGGGACTTCATCTCAGCCA atctAAGCTGAAGATGGAAGATATTAAAGAAGTAAATAAAGCACTAAAG GGTCATACCTGGCTGAAGGATGATGAAGCAACACACTGCAAGCAATGCGAAAAGGAGTTCTCTATCTCAAGAAGAAAG CATCACTGCAGAAACTGCGGGGACATCTTCTGCAACACTTGTTCCAGCAATGAACTTGCACTGCCATCATATCCTAAACCTGTCCGTGTCTGTGATACTTGTCACACCTTACTACTTCAGCGGTGCTCATCTAATTCCTCCTAA
- the RUFY1 gene encoding RUN and FYVE domain-containing protein 1 isoform X3, protein MEERTNLMNMMKLSIKTLIQSALSLGRTLDSDFPPLQQFFVVLEHCLKHGLKVKKTFIGQNKSFFGPLELVEKLCPEASDIATSVKNLPELKTAVGRGRAWLYLALMQKKLADYLKVLLDHKHLLSEFYEPDALMMEEEGAVIVGLLVGLNVIDANLCLKGEDLDSQVGVIDFSLYLKETQDSDSKQDGGITAVLDQKHYVEELNRHLSCTVADLQNKIDCLEKTNSKLQEELAAATDRIGSLQEEQQQLKQQNELIRERSEKSVEVTKEDTKVELDTYRQSRQGLDEMYSDVWKQLKEEKKIRLELEKELELQIGMKTEMEIAMKLLEKDTHEKQDTLVALRQQLEEVKAINLQMFHKSQNAECSLQQKTEAISSFEEKTNEMMSSMKQMEERLQHAEKARQAAEERCNKMKQELAGRLDTCRQQMSQLDSKCSTLEKELKSEKEQRQTLQRELHQEKDATSLLKTELEQMEGLKKELRKLQDEKQQLEKVCEEQEQALQEMGLHLSQSKLKMEDIKEVNKALKGHTWLKDDEATHCKQCEKEFSISRRKHHCRNCGDIFCNTCSSNELALPSYPKPVRVCDTCHTLLLQRCSSNSS, encoded by the exons ATGGAGGAGCGCACCAACCTGATGAACATGATGAAGCTCAGTATCAAAACCCTCATCCAGTCGGCCCTCAGCCTGGGCCGCACGCTGGACTCGGACTTCCCTCCCTTGCAGCAGTTCTTCGTGGTGCTGGAGCACTGCCTCAAGCACGGCCTGAAAG TGAAGAAGACCTTTATTGGACAGAACAAGTCGTTCTTTGGTCCTTTGGAGCTTGTGGAAAAACTTTGTCCTGAAGCATCAGATATAGCGACTAGTGTTAAAAATCTGCCAGAGTTGAA gaCTGCTGTGGGAAGAGGACGGGCTTGGCTTTACCTGGCACTCATGCAAAAGAAGTTGGCAGATTATCTCAAAGTGCTCTTGGACCACAAGCATCTATTAAG TGAATTTTACGAGCCTGATGCGTTGATGAtggaggaagaaggagcagTCATTGTGGGTCTGTTAGTTGGACTGAATGTTATTGATGCAAACCTTTGCTTGAAAGGAGAAGACTTGGATTCCCAG GTTGGAGTGATTGATTTTTCCTTGTACCTGAAGGAAACGCAGGACAGTGATAGCAAACA AGATGGAGGGATTACTGCTGTCCTTGACCAGAAGCATTATGTAGAAGAACTTAACCGGCATCTAAG TTGCACAGTTGCCGATCTTCAGAACAAAATAGACTGTTTAGAGAAGACTAATTCAAAGCTGCAGGAAGAG CTGGCAGCAGCAACTGACCGAATTGGATCTCttcaggaagagcagcagcagttaaaacaacaaaacgAATTAATTCGTGAACGGAGTGAAAAAAGTGTAGAG GTAACAAAAGAGGATACAAAAGTAGAATTGGATACTTACAGGCAGTCACGGCAGGGTCTTGATGAAATGTACAGTGATGTCTGGAAGCagttgaaagaagaaaaaaagatcaggcTG GAACTAGAGAAAGAGTTGGAGCTACAGAttggaatgaaaacagaaatggaaattgcCATGAAACTTCTGGAAAAAGATACTCATGAAAAACAAGACACCCTGGTTGCGCTTCGTCAGCAGTTAGAAGAAGTGAAAGCTATTAACTTGCAGATGTTTCACAAATCTCAG AATGCAGAGTGTTCattacaacagaaaacagaagcaatatcttcctttgaagaaaaaacaaatgagatgATGTCTTCTatgaaacaaatggaagaaag ATTGCAGCATGCAGAAAAGGCAAGgcaagctgcagaagaaagatgcAACAAGATGAAGCAAGAGCTTGCTGGCAGGCTTGACACTTGTCGGCAACAGATGTCCCAGCTGGACAGCAAATG ctcaaCGCTGGAGAAGGAGTTAAAATCTGAAAAGGAACAGAGACAAACTTTGCAAAGAGAACTACACCAAGAGAAGGATGCTACCTCTCTGCTTAAAACAGAATTGGAACAAATGGAGGGACTGAAAAAG GAACTGAGAAAACTGCAAGATGAGAAGCAGCAGTTAGAGAAAGTCTGTGAAGAACAGGAGCAAGCTCTTCAAGAAATGGGACTTCATCTCAGCCA atctAAGCTGAAGATGGAAGATATTAAAGAAGTAAATAAAGCACTAAAG GGTCATACCTGGCTGAAGGATGATGAAGCAACACACTGCAAGCAATGCGAAAAGGAGTTCTCTATCTCAAGAAGAAAG CATCACTGCAGAAACTGCGGGGACATCTTCTGCAACACTTGTTCCAGCAATGAACTTGCACTGCCATCATATCCTAAACCTGTCCGTGTCTGTGATACTTGTCACACCTTACTACTTCAGCGGTGCTCATCTAATTCCTCCTAA